One part of the Chryseobacterium mulctrae genome encodes these proteins:
- the alaS gene encoding alanine--tRNA ligase: MTSQEIRQKFLDYFKSKDHLIVPSAPIVLKDDPTLMFSNSGMTQFKDFFLGYKTPTAPRIADTQKCLRVSGKHNDLDDVGRDTYHHTMFEMLGNWSFGDYFKKDAIAFAWELLTEVYGIPKENLYVTIFEGDASENLDRDQDAYDYWKAVISEDRIINGNKKDNFWEMGASGPCGPCSEIHIDLRTPEEKAKVSGLELVNNDHPQVVEVWNLVFMEFNRKADGSLEKLPAQHVDTGMGFERLCMALQGKSSNYDTDVFTPLIAKVEELSGKKYTGILEDEKDIAIRVVVDHIRAVSFAIADGQLPSNGGAGYVIRRILRRGISYSYRFLDMKEAFLYKLVAVLQEQMGAFFPELEKQGKLVSEVIKSEEESFLRTIETGLIRVEKLIQQTISEDKKVLPTQEVFELYDTYGFPDDLTRIIAEEKGLTIDEEGFKLALSEQKQRSKADSAQKVYDWVTLEEREENFVGYDQIEAETYITRYRKVENKDGEFYQVVLSNSPFYPEGGGQIGDKGVLENAVESFEVLETKKENGLIISLINGLPKDAGAVFYAKVNANERKNSQANHSATHLLHEALRDVLGTHVEQKGSYVGPDYLRFDFSHFNKMTDEELALIEEKVNAKIKENIALQEFRNIPIQEAIDKGAMALFGEKYGDSVRMIQFESSKELCGGTHVKSTSEIGHFKINSESSAAAGIRRIEAISGDKSEEYFKGLEKQITELSQLLKSKDVVRSIEKLIEENASLKSEVEAFKKEKAKGEIGDWKGAYEQKGDKLLLVKKTSLDAGSVKDIVFQLKKEIPTSITIILSDADGKPMITVGVSDDLAGIYQAGALIKDLAKEIQGGGGGNPGFATAGGKNLDGLENAYQKALNI, translated from the coding sequence ATGACATCACAAGAGATTCGTCAGAAATTTTTAGATTATTTTAAAAGCAAAGACCACCTTATCGTTCCTTCTGCACCGATCGTGCTGAAAGATGACCCTACTTTAATGTTTTCCAACTCTGGAATGACGCAGTTCAAAGATTTTTTCTTAGGCTACAAAACGCCGACTGCACCGAGAATTGCCGATACACAGAAGTGTTTGAGAGTTTCCGGGAAACATAATGATTTGGATGATGTTGGTAGAGATACGTATCACCACACCATGTTTGAAATGTTGGGGAACTGGTCTTTTGGTGATTATTTCAAAAAAGATGCTATTGCTTTTGCCTGGGAATTGTTGACGGAAGTTTACGGAATTCCGAAAGAGAATCTTTATGTAACGATTTTTGAAGGAGACGCTTCTGAGAATCTCGACAGAGACCAAGATGCTTATGATTACTGGAAAGCGGTGATTTCTGAAGACCGAATTATCAACGGAAACAAAAAAGATAATTTCTGGGAAATGGGCGCAAGCGGACCTTGCGGACCTTGTTCTGAAATTCATATTGACCTAAGAACTCCGGAAGAAAAAGCTAAAGTTTCCGGTCTTGAATTGGTGAACAATGACCATCCTCAAGTGGTGGAAGTTTGGAATCTCGTTTTTATGGAATTCAACAGAAAAGCTGACGGTTCTCTGGAAAAATTACCTGCTCAACACGTAGATACAGGAATGGGCTTCGAGCGTCTTTGTATGGCGCTTCAAGGTAAGTCTTCCAATTATGATACCGATGTTTTCACGCCTTTGATCGCTAAAGTTGAAGAACTTTCAGGCAAAAAATATACTGGAATTTTAGAGGACGAAAAAGATATTGCCATCCGTGTTGTGGTTGACCACATCAGAGCTGTTTCTTTTGCGATTGCAGACGGACAATTGCCTTCAAATGGAGGAGCTGGCTACGTTATCAGAAGAATTTTGAGAAGAGGAATTTCTTATTCTTACAGATTCCTGGATATGAAAGAAGCTTTCCTTTATAAATTGGTTGCTGTTCTTCAGGAACAAATGGGAGCATTCTTCCCTGAACTGGAGAAGCAAGGAAAATTGGTTTCTGAAGTGATTAAAAGTGAGGAAGAATCTTTCTTAAGAACGATTGAAACAGGATTAATCCGAGTTGAAAAATTGATTCAGCAAACGATTTCAGAAGATAAAAAAGTGTTGCCAACTCAGGAAGTTTTCGAATTATACGATACTTATGGGTTCCCGGATGATTTAACAAGAATTATCGCTGAGGAAAAAGGTTTAACGATTGATGAAGAAGGTTTTAAATTAGCGTTAAGCGAACAAAAACAACGTTCAAAAGCAGACTCAGCTCAGAAAGTTTACGATTGGGTAACTTTAGAAGAAAGAGAAGAAAACTTCGTTGGTTATGACCAAATTGAAGCTGAAACCTACATTACAAGATACAGAAAAGTAGAAAATAAAGACGGTGAATTTTATCAGGTTGTGTTAAGCAACTCCCCTTTCTATCCTGAAGGTGGTGGACAAATCGGTGATAAAGGCGTTCTTGAAAATGCGGTTGAAAGTTTCGAAGTTCTTGAAACTAAAAAGGAAAACGGATTGATTATTTCTTTAATCAACGGACTTCCGAAAGATGCAGGTGCTGTTTTCTATGCTAAAGTGAATGCCAACGAAAGAAAAAATTCTCAGGCAAACCACTCTGCAACGCACTTGTTGCACGAAGCTTTGAGAGACGTTTTGGGAACTCACGTTGAGCAAAAAGGTTCTTACGTTGGTCCGGATTATTTGCGTTTCGATTTCTCGCATTTCAATAAAATGACGGACGAAGAATTGGCTTTGATCGAAGAAAAAGTCAATGCAAAGATCAAAGAAAATATCGCTCTTCAGGAATTCAGAAATATTCCGATTCAGGAAGCGATTGACAAAGGTGCAATGGCTTTATTCGGTGAAAAATATGGCGACAGTGTGAGAATGATCCAGTTTGAAAGTTCGAAAGAACTTTGCGGTGGAACTCACGTGAAAAGCACCAGCGAGATCGGTCATTTCAAAATCAATTCTGAAAGTTCTGCAGCAGCGGGAATCAGAAGGATTGAAGCGATTTCGGGAGACAAATCTGAAGAATATTTCAAAGGTTTAGAAAAGCAAATTACCGAACTTTCTCAATTGCTGAAATCTAAAGATGTTGTACGTTCTATCGAGAAATTAATCGAAGAAAATGCATCGTTGAAGTCTGAAGTAGAAGCTTTCAAGAAAGAAAAAGCAAAAGGCGAGATCGGCGACTGGAAAGGTGCTTATGAGCAAAAAGGCGATAAATTACTTTTAGTGAAGAAAACTTCTCTGGACGCAGGTTCTGTAAAAGATATCGTCTTCCAGTTAAAGAAAGAGATCCCAACTTCTATAACGATTATTTTGTCCGACGCAGACGGAAAACCAATGATTACCGTTGGTGTTTCTGATGACTTAGCAGGAATTTATCAGGCTGGAGCACTTATTAAAGATTTGGCAAAAGAAATCCAAGGTGGTGGTGGTGGAAACCCAGGTTTCGCTACAGCCGGAGGAAAAAATCTTGATGGTCTGGAAAATGCTTATCAGAAAGCTTTGAATATTTAA
- a CDS encoding GIY-YIG nuclease family protein, whose product MQTSFVYILLCSDKTYYTGVTENVYKRFDEHQDGKYFGSYTFSRRPLQLVYFCQFMDIEQAIAFEKKIKKWSQAKKLALIEGRYEDLPNLAKKNFGR is encoded by the coding sequence ATGCAAACATCATTCGTCTACATATTACTTTGTTCCGATAAAACCTACTACACTGGAGTCACCGAAAATGTGTACAAACGTTTTGACGAACATCAAGACGGTAAATATTTTGGCTCTTACACGTTCTCAAGACGACCGTTACAATTAGTATATTTTTGTCAGTTTATGGATATCGAACAAGCGATTGCATTTGAGAAAAAGATTAAGAAATGGTCACAGGCAAAAAAATTAGCATTGATTGAAGGAAGATATGAAGACCTGCCTAATCTCGCGAAAAAGAATTTTGGGAGGTAA